A region of Actinobacillus porcitonsillarum DNA encodes the following proteins:
- a CDS encoding ribose-phosphate pyrophosphokinase, whose product MPDIKLFAGNATPELAKRIAERLYISLGDATVGRFSDGEIQVQINENVRGSDVFIVQSTCAPTNDNLMELIVMVDALRRASAGRITAVIPYFGYARQDRRVRSARVPITAKVVADFLSSVGVDRVLTCDLHAEQIQGFFDVPVDNVFGSPVLIKDILQKTDLNNPMVVSPDIGGVVRARAIAKLLNDADMAIIDKRRPKANVSQVMHIIGDVAGRDCILVDDMIDTGGTLVKAAEALKERGATKVVAYATHPVFSGTAAKNLANPALDEVVVTDTIPLSEEIKALNKVRALTLSGMLAEAIRRISNEESISAMFDA is encoded by the coding sequence ATGCCAGATATTAAATTGTTTGCAGGTAATGCAACTCCAGAACTTGCGAAACGTATTGCAGAGCGTCTTTATATTTCTCTTGGTGATGCGACAGTTGGTCGTTTCAGTGATGGAGAAATCCAAGTTCAAATTAACGAGAATGTACGTGGTTCAGACGTATTCATCGTACAATCGACTTGTGCGCCAACGAATGATAATTTAATGGAATTGATCGTCATGGTAGACGCGTTACGTCGTGCTTCAGCAGGTCGTATCACGGCAGTAATCCCTTATTTTGGTTATGCTCGTCAAGATCGCCGAGTGCGTTCTGCTCGTGTACCCATTACCGCAAAAGTAGTTGCAGATTTTCTTTCTAGTGTGGGTGTTGATCGCGTATTAACTTGCGACTTACACGCAGAGCAAATTCAAGGTTTCTTTGATGTGCCGGTAGATAACGTATTTGGTTCTCCTGTGTTAATCAAAGATATTTTACAAAAAACAGATTTAAATAATCCAATGGTGGTTTCACCGGATATCGGTGGTGTGGTACGTGCACGTGCGATTGCAAAATTATTAAATGATGCAGATATGGCTATCATTGATAAACGTCGTCCAAAAGCGAATGTATCACAAGTAATGCACATCATTGGTGATGTTGCTGGTCGTGATTGTATTCTCGTTGATGATATGATCGATACCGGTGGTACTTTAGTTAAAGCGGCTGAAGCGTTAAAAGAACGTGGTGCAACAAAAGTTGTTGCTTATGCAACTCACCCAGTGTTTTCTGGCACAGCGGCAAAAAATCTTGCGAATCCAGCGTTAGACGAAGTGGTGGTGACGGATACTATTCCACTTTCGGAAGAAATTAAAGCACTTAATAAAGTTCGTGCATTAACTTTATCTGGTATGCTTGCAGAGGCTATTCGTCGTATTAGCAACGAAGAATCAATTTCTGCAATGTTTGATGCTTAA
- the ispE gene encoding 4-(cytidine 5'-diphospho)-2-C-methyl-D-erythritol kinase, with the protein MKFPSPAKLNLFLYITGQRPNGYHELQTLFQFLDFGDEIEIEVDESGQIELLNELPQVAKEDNLIYKAAKLLQETTACQKGARIGITKRLPMGGGVGGGSSNAATVLVGLNYLWQTGLTLEALAELGLALGADVPIFVRGFAAFAEGVGEVLTPCEPKEKWYVVLKPEIAISTAVVFKDPLLPRNTPKRSMNNLLNTSWENDCEKVVRDHYFEVEDLITKLLKYARFRLTGTGACIFAEFDREEEARAVFAHKPENVFGFVAKGQNRSPLHQFLNLTF; encoded by the coding sequence ATGAAATTTCCAAGCCCTGCTAAGTTGAATTTATTTTTATACATTACCGGACAGCGACCGAACGGTTACCATGAACTTCAAACGTTATTTCAATTTCTTGATTTTGGCGATGAGATTGAAATAGAGGTTGATGAGAGCGGTCAGATAGAATTATTGAACGAACTACCTCAAGTGGCAAAAGAAGATAATTTAATTTATAAGGCTGCAAAACTTCTACAAGAAACGACCGCTTGTCAAAAAGGGGCAAGAATTGGGATAACTAAACGTCTCCCTATGGGCGGCGGTGTTGGTGGCGGATCGTCTAATGCGGCAACCGTTCTTGTTGGGTTAAATTATCTTTGGCAAACAGGGCTTACCCTCGAAGCATTAGCAGAATTAGGGTTAGCCTTAGGTGCTGATGTGCCTATTTTTGTGCGAGGTTTTGCTGCCTTTGCAGAAGGGGTTGGCGAAGTTTTAACGCCTTGTGAGCCTAAAGAAAAATGGTATGTAGTACTTAAGCCTGAAATTGCGATTTCAACAGCGGTGGTTTTTAAAGATCCTCTTTTACCTAGAAATACACCCAAACGTTCAATGAATAACCTTCTTAATACAAGCTGGGAAAACGATTGCGAAAAAGTTGTTCGAGATCATTATTTCGAGGTTGAAGATCTGATTACAAAATTGCTAAAATATGCAAGATTCAGATTGACAGGCACAGGTGCTTGTATTTTTGCTGAATTTGATCGTGAGGAAGAAGCTAGGGCAGTTTTTGCGCATAAACCGGAAAATGTATTTGGTTTTGTTGCAAAAGGGCAGAATCGTTCTCCGTTACATCAATTTCTTAACTTAACTTTCTAA
- the znuB gene encoding zinc ABC transporter permease subunit ZnuB, with translation MLDILLPAWLAGLLLSFITAPLGAFVVWRKMAYFGDTLSHSALLGVALGIFLQIDPYIAVIAMTIILALALVWLEHKTNYSVDTVLGIIAHCSLSLGVITISLLDNVRVDLLSYLFGDLLAIDFSDVIFIAVGVVFIAAILGFYWEKLLSITISPELAQIEGLKVARLRLLLMILTALTIALSMKFVGALIITSLLIIPSATARRFAKTPESMVIYAICFSVMAITGGLLLSSIEDTPAGPSVVVCAGGLFLISLLKKE, from the coding sequence ATGTTAGATATTCTATTACCTGCTTGGTTGGCAGGATTGCTCCTTTCTTTTATTACAGCGCCACTTGGAGCGTTTGTCGTTTGGCGAAAAATGGCTTATTTTGGCGATACATTATCGCATTCGGCATTATTAGGTGTCGCTTTAGGAATTTTTTTGCAAATCGATCCCTATATTGCCGTCATTGCGATGACAATTATCTTAGCTCTCGCATTAGTTTGGTTAGAACATAAAACCAATTATTCTGTCGATACGGTATTGGGCATTATTGCGCATTGTAGCCTTTCTCTGGGCGTGATTACGATCAGTTTGCTTGATAATGTTCGAGTGGATTTACTGTCTTATCTCTTTGGTGATTTACTTGCCATTGATTTCAGTGATGTGATTTTTATTGCCGTGGGCGTTGTCTTTATCGCTGCTATTTTAGGCTTTTATTGGGAAAAATTATTATCGATCACCATAAGTCCAGAGTTAGCACAAATAGAAGGGCTAAAAGTGGCAAGATTACGCTTATTATTGATGATTTTAACTGCATTAACGATCGCATTGAGTATGAAATTTGTGGGCGCATTGATTATTACCTCTCTACTGATAATCCCTTCAGCCACGGCTCGCCGTTTTGCAAAAACACCAGAGTCGATGGTAATTTATGCGATTTGCTTTAGTGTTATGGCAATCACGGGGGGGTTATTATTATCAAGTATTGAAGATACGCCAGCAGGACCTTCCGTGGTTGTTTGTGCCGGTGGGCTCTTTTTAATAAGTTTATTGAAGAAAGAATAA
- the aceE gene encoding pyruvate dehydrogenase (acetyl-transferring), homodimeric type, whose product MSEILVNDVDPIETQDWLESLDSLIREEGVERAQFIIEQVMSQARNNGVAIQSGVTTPYINTIPALEQPAYPGDHAIERRIRSAVRWNAIAMVLRSQKKDLDLGGHISTFQSAATMYEVCYNHFFKAATEKNGGDLVFFQGHAAPGMYARAFLEGRITEEQMDNFRQEAFADGLSSYPHPKLMPEFWQFSTVSMGLGPVNAIYQARFLKYLENRGLKDTADQKVYAFLGDGEMDEIESKGALTFAAREKLDNLIFTISCNLQRLDGPVNGNGKIVQELEGLFTGAGWEVIKVLWGSNWDKLFAKDTSGKLTQLMMEVVDGDYLTFKSKNGAYIREHFFGRYPETAALVADMTDDEIWELRRGAHDSEKLYAAYAKAQNATKPVVILAHQVKGYKIPEAESKNTAHQSKKMSLESLKGFRDYFELPLTDEQVENLEYIKFAEGSAEYNYLHGKRAALNGYVPARKPKFDIEYQVPALNEFQALLEAQPRGISTTMAFSRVLNTLLKDKNIGNSIVPIIADEARTFGMEGLFRQIGIYNPHGQNYVPSDRDLVAYYREAKDGQVLQEGINELGATASWVAAATSYSVSNRPMIPFFIYYSMFGFQRVGDMMWLAGDQLARGFMIGGTSGRTTLNGEGLQHEDGHSHIQAGIIPNCVTYDPSFAFEVAVIVQDGIRRMYGENQEDVFYYITTLNEITEQPAMPEGAEEGIRKGLYKFETVEGKGKGRVQLLGSGAIMRHVREAAQILANDYGITSDVFSAPSFNELGRDGNDAARWNLLHPTEAPRVPYVAQVLADLPTVASTDYVKSYAEQIRAFVPTKHYHVLGTDGFGRSDSRANLREHFEVDERYVVVAALSQLAKEGTVETKVVADAIAKFGLNVDRINPLYA is encoded by the coding sequence ATGTCAGAGATTTTAGTAAATGACGTAGATCCAATCGAAACTCAAGATTGGTTAGAGTCTTTAGATTCTTTAATTCGTGAAGAAGGTGTTGAGCGTGCTCAATTTATTATTGAACAAGTGATGAGCCAAGCTCGTAACAATGGTGTTGCAATTCAATCAGGTGTAACAACGCCATACATCAATACGATTCCAGCTTTAGAACAACCAGCTTACCCGGGCGATCACGCGATTGAACGCCGTATTCGTTCAGCTGTACGTTGGAATGCGATTGCGATGGTTTTACGTAGTCAGAAGAAAGATCTTGACTTAGGTGGTCATATTTCAACATTCCAATCAGCAGCAACCATGTATGAAGTGTGCTATAACCACTTCTTCAAAGCAGCAACAGAAAAAAATGGTGGCGACTTAGTATTCTTCCAAGGTCACGCCGCACCAGGTATGTATGCTCGTGCGTTCTTAGAAGGTCGTATCACTGAAGAGCAAATGGATAATTTCCGTCAAGAAGCTTTTGCAGATGGTTTATCTTCATATCCTCACCCGAAATTAATGCCTGAATTCTGGCAATTCTCAACCGTATCTATGGGTTTAGGTCCTGTTAATGCAATCTACCAAGCTCGTTTCTTAAAATACCTTGAAAATCGTGGCTTAAAAGATACAGCAGATCAAAAAGTCTATGCATTCTTAGGCGATGGCGAGATGGATGAAATCGAGTCAAAAGGTGCATTAACCTTTGCTGCACGTGAAAAATTAGATAACTTAATTTTCACGATTAGCTGTAACTTACAACGTTTAGATGGTCCGGTAAACGGTAACGGTAAAATCGTTCAAGAATTAGAAGGTTTATTTACCGGTGCTGGTTGGGAAGTTATCAAAGTATTATGGGGCAGCAACTGGGATAAATTATTCGCAAAAGATACTTCAGGTAAATTAACTCAGTTAATGATGGAAGTGGTTGATGGCGACTATTTAACCTTCAAATCTAAAAACGGTGCTTACATTCGTGAACATTTCTTTGGTCGTTACCCTGAAACTGCGGCATTAGTTGCAGATATGACAGATGATGAAATTTGGGAATTACGCCGTGGTGCACACGATAGCGAAAAACTTTACGCTGCGTATGCTAAAGCACAAAACGCAACAAAACCGGTTGTAATTTTAGCGCACCAAGTTAAAGGTTATAAAATCCCTGAAGCAGAAAGTAAAAACACGGCTCACCAATCGAAAAAAATGTCATTAGAAAGCTTAAAAGGCTTCCGTGATTACTTCGAATTACCATTAACAGATGAGCAAGTTGAAAACTTAGAATACATTAAATTTGCAGAAGGTTCAGCAGAATATAACTACTTACACGGCAAACGTGCTGCATTAAATGGTTATGTACCTGCTCGTAAACCGAAATTTGATATTGAATATCAAGTACCGGCATTAAATGAGTTCCAAGCATTATTAGAAGCTCAACCTCGTGGTATTTCAACAACAATGGCATTCAGCCGTGTGTTAAATACACTATTAAAAGATAAAAATATTGGTAACTCAATCGTGCCAATTATTGCCGATGAAGCTCGTACATTCGGTATGGAAGGTTTATTCCGTCAAATCGGTATTTACAACCCGCATGGTCAAAACTATGTACCATCAGACCGTGATTTAGTAGCTTACTATCGTGAAGCAAAAGATGGTCAAGTATTACAAGAAGGTATCAACGAATTAGGTGCAACAGCTTCATGGGTTGCAGCAGCGACATCTTACTCTGTAAGTAATCGCCCAATGATTCCATTCTTCATCTATTACTCTATGTTTGGTTTCCAACGTGTGGGCGATATGATGTGGTTAGCAGGCGACCAATTAGCGCGTGGTTTCATGATCGGTGGTACATCAGGTCGTACAACATTAAACGGCGAAGGTTTACAACACGAAGATGGTCATAGCCATATTCAAGCAGGTATCATCCCTAACTGTGTAACCTACGATCCATCATTTGCATTTGAAGTTGCGGTCATTGTTCAAGATGGTATCCGCCGTATGTACGGTGAAAACCAAGAAGATGTGTTCTACTACATCACAACATTAAATGAAATTACTGAACAACCAGCAATGCCGGAAGGTGCAGAAGAAGGTATCCGTAAAGGTCTTTATAAATTTGAAACGGTTGAAGGTAAAGGCAAAGGTCGTGTTCAATTATTAGGTTCAGGTGCAATTATGCGTCATGTTCGTGAAGCAGCACAGATCCTTGCAAACGACTACGGTATCACTTCTGATGTGTTCTCTGCACCTTCATTTAATGAATTAGGTCGTGATGGTAACGATGCAGCTCGTTGGAACTTATTACACCCAACAGAAGCGCCACGTGTACCATATGTTGCACAAGTATTAGCAGATTTACCAACCGTTGCTTCAACAGACTACGTGAAATCTTATGCAGAGCAAATTCGTGCGTTCGTACCAACTAAACACTACCACGTGTTAGGTACAGACGGTTTCGGTCGTTCAGACAGCCGTGCAAACTTACGTGAACACTTTGAAGTAGATGAGCGTTATGTTGTGGTTGCAGCATTAAGCCAATTAGCGAAAGAAGGCACAGTTGAAACGAAAGTGGTTGCTGATGCGATTGCGAAATTCGGTTTAAATGTAGATCGTATTAACCCGTTATATGCATAA
- the mreD gene encoding rod shape-determining protein MreD, which produces MRTNPLFQLLVLVSIFIVAFILEIMPWPIGFQGFRPSWLILVLIYWALALPDKVSVGTAFAAGIVWDLILGSILGIHALVLSISIYFVAKHHLVLRNLSLWLQGLLVMLYIIMIRGFIFVIEHTLHAATFNTQEIAGAFISGILWPWVFLLMRQIRRQLRLR; this is translated from the coding sequence GTGCGTACAAATCCGTTATTTCAACTTTTAGTTTTGGTCTCTATTTTTATCGTCGCATTTATTTTGGAAATCATGCCTTGGCCAATTGGTTTTCAAGGGTTTAGACCCTCATGGCTTATTTTGGTACTCATTTATTGGGCATTAGCTTTACCTGATAAAGTGAGTGTCGGCACGGCATTTGCCGCAGGTATTGTATGGGATTTGATTTTAGGATCAATTTTAGGAATTCATGCCTTAGTGTTGTCGATCTCAATATATTTTGTGGCTAAACACCACCTTGTGTTACGTAATTTATCATTATGGTTACAAGGCTTATTAGTCATGCTTTATATCATTATGATTAGAGGCTTTATTTTTGTCATTGAGCATACTTTACATGCAGCAACGTTCAATACACAAGAAATTGCCGGGGCATTTATTAGCGGTATTTTATGGCCTTGGGTCTTTTTACTCATGCGTCAAATTAGACGCCAATTACGATTACGTTAG
- the lolB gene encoding lipoprotein insertase outer membrane protein LolB, with product MKKRSKIFLLTPLVFLVGCQSVLDAPTTVEQPTQQISHQDPQWQAHLAALAKIHSYKATGQFGYISPEERFSSHFDWQYNNTTNFGLELSSNLSSKSLKLHRNARGLTISDSEGNSRSDRDIDALMQEIIGVAFPIDQFAYWLKGQPEKNGQYTVNDKRQLAQFSYPIKGVVWKVSYVSYDETKQPNLPKLIVLENGSQTLKIRIDNWTY from the coding sequence ATGAAAAAACGCTCAAAAATTTTTTTACTGACACCTCTTGTTTTCTTGGTAGGTTGTCAATCTGTACTTGATGCACCGACAACCGTTGAACAACCAACCCAACAAATTTCTCATCAAGATCCTCAATGGCAAGCGCATCTTGCCGCACTGGCTAAAATTCACAGCTATAAAGCAACGGGACAATTTGGTTATATCTCGCCTGAAGAGCGCTTCTCATCACATTTTGATTGGCAATATAACAACACAACCAACTTTGGGCTTGAGCTTTCTTCGAATTTATCCAGCAAGTCGCTAAAATTACACCGTAATGCACGTGGGCTAACGATTTCTGATAGTGAAGGGAATAGCCGTTCAGATCGTGATATCGATGCCTTAATGCAAGAAATTATTGGTGTGGCATTTCCTATCGATCAGTTTGCTTATTGGTTAAAAGGTCAGCCAGAGAAAAACGGTCAATATACGGTAAATGATAAGCGTCAGTTAGCACAGTTTAGCTATCCAATTAAAGGTGTTGTTTGGAAAGTTAGCTATGTAAGCTATGATGAGACAAAACAGCCTAATTTACCTAAATTGATTGTGTTAGAAAATGGTTCTCAAACGTTAAAAATTCGTATTGATAATTGGACATACTAA
- a CDS encoding replication-associated recombination protein A produces MSSFSFDFAEDFRPLSARMRPRNLSEYIGQHHLIGEGKPLRRAIESKHPHSMIFWGPPGTGKTTLAEIIAYHFDADVERLSAVTSGIKEIREAIERAKLNRQTGRRTLLFVDEVHRFNKSQQDAFLPYIEDGTIIFIGATTENPSFELNNALLSRARVYILKPLQSADILLVLQNALNDKTRGLGAEKIVLKDNVLNLLADYVNGDARYALNCLEQMSDMATQTEAGKRFDLNLLTEILGERLARFDKGGDRYYDLISALHKSIRGSSPDGALYWYARILTAGGDPLYVARRLLAIASEDIGNADPRAMQAALSAWDCYTRVGAYEGERAIAQAVIYLAVAPKSNAVYTAFNEAKRLAKEAKDYDVPEHLRNAPTHLMKTLGYGEEYRYAHHEEHAYAAGENYFPPELKNTQFYFPTERGMEKQIKEKMAWLKALDAQSPTKRY; encoded by the coding sequence ATGAGTAGTTTCTCCTTTGATTTTGCTGAGGATTTTCGTCCTCTTTCAGCCCGTATGCGCCCAAGAAATCTGAGTGAGTATATTGGGCAGCATCATCTTATCGGCGAAGGAAAGCCACTTCGCCGAGCGATTGAATCTAAACATCCTCACTCTATGATCTTTTGGGGGCCTCCTGGTACCGGTAAAACGACACTGGCAGAAATCATCGCCTATCATTTCGATGCCGATGTCGAACGCCTTTCTGCGGTAACGAGTGGCATTAAAGAGATCCGAGAAGCGATTGAACGAGCTAAATTAAATCGCCAAACGGGGAGACGAACACTGCTTTTTGTTGATGAAGTACACCGTTTTAATAAAAGCCAGCAAGATGCTTTTCTGCCTTATATTGAAGATGGCACGATCATTTTTATTGGAGCAACAACCGAAAATCCCTCCTTTGAATTAAATAATGCATTGCTATCTCGTGCGAGAGTTTATATTTTAAAACCATTACAATCGGCAGATATTTTGCTAGTACTACAAAATGCGTTGAATGATAAAACACGAGGTTTAGGGGCAGAAAAGATTGTCTTAAAAGATAATGTACTCAATTTATTAGCAGACTACGTAAATGGTGATGCACGTTATGCTTTAAATTGTTTAGAACAAATGTCGGACATGGCAACACAAACAGAAGCAGGAAAACGGTTTGATCTTAATCTTCTCACAGAAATCCTTGGCGAAAGATTAGCGCGGTTTGATAAAGGTGGCGATCGCTACTACGATCTTATTTCAGCATTACATAAATCAATCCGAGGTTCTTCGCCCGATGGCGCATTGTATTGGTATGCGAGAATACTCACAGCAGGCGGCGATCCGCTTTATGTCGCTCGAAGATTGTTAGCCATTGCATCGGAAGATATTGGTAATGCCGATCCAAGAGCAATGCAAGCCGCATTAAGCGCATGGGATTGTTATACTCGAGTCGGCGCTTATGAGGGCGAACGGGCGATTGCTCAAGCGGTTATTTATTTAGCCGTAGCACCGAAAAGTAATGCTGTTTATACCGCATTTAATGAAGCTAAACGATTAGCCAAAGAAGCAAAAGATTATGATGTGCCGGAACACTTGCGCAATGCACCAACCCATTTAATGAAAACGTTGGGATATGGAGAAGAGTATCGTTATGCTCATCATGAAGAACATGCTTACGCCGCTGGGGAAAATTATTTCCCTCCTGAATTAAAAAATACGCAGTTTTATTTTCCGACCGAACGAGGCATGGAAAAGCAAATTAAAGAAAAAATGGCGTGGCTGAAAGCCCTTGATGCACAAAGTCCAACAAAACGTTATTGA
- the pyrD gene encoding quinone-dependent dihydroorotate dehydrogenase, with the protein MYSLIRKFIFTMEPETAHHFSIQALKIMGQLPFNPFTIPQNPTEVMGLKFKNPIGLAAGADKNGEAIDGFGKLGFGFIEVGTVTPVAQDGNPKPRQFRILEAEGIVNRNGFNNYGVDVLVENVKKSKYDGILGINIGKNAITPIEKALDDYQICLRKVYEHADYITVNISSPNTKNLRSLQYGEALDDLLQHLKAEQAQLSQKFNQYKPLVLKIAPDLAENEIASVADSLVRHKIDGVIAGNTTLSREPVAGLKNAEQQGGLSGKPLNALSTRLIRLLAKELNGALPIIGSGGIHSVESGQEKIDAGASLLQVYSAMIYQGPQLIQELAKQIKLR; encoded by the coding sequence ATGTATTCACTCATCCGTAAATTTATTTTTACCATGGAGCCTGAAACGGCGCATCATTTTTCCATCCAAGCTTTAAAAATAATGGGGCAGTTGCCTTTTAATCCGTTCACTATCCCACAAAATCCGACAGAAGTGATGGGGCTCAAATTTAAAAATCCTATCGGTTTAGCCGCTGGGGCTGATAAAAATGGTGAGGCAATCGATGGATTCGGTAAATTAGGTTTTGGTTTTATTGAAGTGGGAACGGTTACACCGGTTGCTCAAGATGGAAACCCGAAACCACGCCAGTTCAGAATTTTAGAAGCTGAAGGTATTGTGAATCGTAATGGATTTAACAATTATGGTGTGGATGTTCTTGTAGAAAATGTCAAAAAATCCAAATATGATGGTATATTAGGGATAAACATTGGTAAAAATGCTATTACACCGATTGAAAAAGCCCTAGACGATTACCAAATTTGTTTGCGTAAAGTTTATGAACACGCTGATTATATTACGGTCAATATTTCTTCGCCAAATACTAAAAACTTACGTTCGTTACAATATGGCGAAGCATTAGATGATCTTCTTCAACATTTAAAAGCCGAACAAGCACAGCTCTCGCAAAAATTCAATCAATATAAACCGCTTGTATTAAAAATTGCGCCGGATCTGGCGGAAAATGAAATTGCTTCCGTAGCAGACAGTTTAGTCAGACACAAAATTGATGGTGTTATTGCGGGTAATACCACACTTTCTCGAGAACCTGTTGCCGGTTTAAAAAATGCGGAACAACAAGGTGGGTTAAGTGGTAAACCGTTGAATGCACTAAGTACACGTTTAATTCGCTTGCTGGCAAAAGAGTTAAATGGTGCATTACCTATTATTGGGAGTGGCGGTATTCATTCGGTTGAATCAGGTCAAGAAAAAATAGATGCCGGCGCATCATTATTACAAGTTTACTCCGCAATGATTTATCAAGGACCGCAATTAATTCAAGAATTAGCCAAACAGATTAAATTGCGTTAG
- the mreC gene encoding rod shape-determining protein MreC — protein sequence MKPIFAKAPSLGVRLFFAVSISVALIALDGRSSAMIQIRNMLETAVSGLYYFANTPRSVLDGISNNFIDTNKLQLENSVLKEQLREKNADLLLLDQLKVENQRLRLLLSSPLRQDEYKKIAEVLTAEMDAYRQQVVINQGQNTGAYVGQAVIDERGVVGQVISVGETSSRVLLISDITHAIPVQVLRNDVRGIANGTGHNDELIVDNLPRSTDIVKGDVLVTSGLGGRFPEGYPVAVVEEVTNDTKSQFARIVAKPLASLDRLRYLLLLWPINEEGRRTQALSPQQVRDVVEERRNSANPFERLKGSTQKKEQIDTKEKDDVIEQSDEASDNPATQPEVESEQNNHTEQGAE from the coding sequence ATGAAGCCTATTTTTGCGAAAGCACCCTCCTTAGGAGTTCGCCTTTTCTTTGCGGTAAGTATTTCAGTCGCATTGATTGCCTTAGATGGTAGAAGCAGTGCCATGATTCAGATCCGTAATATGTTAGAAACTGCCGTTAGCGGACTATATTATTTTGCAAATACGCCTCGTTCTGTGTTAGATGGCATTAGCAATAACTTTATTGATACTAATAAATTACAACTTGAAAACAGCGTTTTAAAAGAACAACTTCGTGAGAAAAATGCAGATTTATTACTTTTAGATCAATTGAAAGTTGAAAATCAACGTTTACGTTTATTATTGAGTTCTCCTCTTCGTCAAGATGAATATAAGAAGATAGCGGAAGTATTAACGGCCGAGATGGATGCTTATCGCCAGCAAGTGGTTATCAATCAAGGGCAAAATACCGGTGCATATGTAGGTCAAGCTGTCATTGATGAACGTGGTGTTGTTGGACAAGTTATTTCCGTGGGAGAAACCAGTAGCCGTGTGCTATTAATTAGTGATATTACACATGCCATTCCTGTGCAAGTATTGCGTAATGATGTGCGAGGAATTGCAAATGGTACAGGCCATAATGATGAATTGATTGTGGATAATCTCCCTCGTTCAACAGACATTGTGAAAGGAGATGTATTAGTCACATCGGGGCTGGGGGGGCGTTTCCCGGAAGGCTATCCTGTTGCAGTGGTTGAAGAAGTGACGAATGATACTAAAAGCCAATTTGCCCGTATTGTAGCAAAACCTCTGGCTTCATTAGATCGCCTTCGTTATTTGCTTTTACTCTGGCCAATTAATGAAGAAGGTCGCAGGACTCAAGCGCTTTCTCCTCAACAAGTTCGTGATGTGGTTGAAGAACGCCGTAACAGTGCAAACCCTTTTGAACGCTTAAAAGGTTCAACCCAGAAAAAAGAACAGATTGATACAAAAGAGAAAGATGATGTTATTGAACAATCGGATGAAGCTTCAGATAATCCTGCAACGCAGCCGGAAGTTGAATCAGAACAGAATAACCATACAGAACAAGGAGCGGAGTAG
- a CDS encoding class II glutamine amidotransferase: protein MCQLLGMNCNTPTDITFSFEGFRRRAGLTDHHTDGFGIAFFEGKGVRIFRDNRPGASSPVADLVSEFKIKSFNVISHIRKATRGDINLENTHPFIRELWGENWVFAHNGTVEGVGVCEECHYQPIGSTDSEAAFCCLVSQLRERFNKKPTEKEIFDAVVEITSEIATKGVFNFILSNGHWMIARCSTNLYYVTRKAPFCKALRDDDVEIDFSQYTTEKDKVTIIATQPLTKNENWVKMKNGGYVFFKDGDLIEEIEGTLPNNQTHV, encoded by the coding sequence ATGTGTCAATTACTTGGAATGAACTGTAATACACCGACGGATATTACGTTCTCTTTTGAAGGCTTCCGTCGGCGTGCAGGTTTAACAGATCATCATACAGACGGTTTTGGTATTGCTTTTTTTGAAGGAAAGGGCGTGCGTATTTTTCGAGATAATCGCCCAGGGGCATCATCGCCTGTTGCTGATTTAGTCAGTGAATTTAAAATTAAATCCTTTAATGTGATTTCGCATATCCGAAAAGCTACGCGAGGTGATATCAATTTAGAAAATACACACCCTTTTATTCGTGAGCTATGGGGAGAAAATTGGGTTTTTGCTCATAATGGTACGGTTGAAGGAGTTGGTGTTTGTGAAGAGTGTCATTATCAACCAATTGGTTCTACGGATTCAGAGGCTGCCTTTTGTTGCTTAGTTTCACAATTAAGAGAAAGATTTAATAAAAAACCAACCGAAAAAGAGATTTTTGATGCTGTAGTTGAAATTACCTCTGAGATTGCGACCAAAGGCGTATTTAATTTTATCTTATCTAATGGGCATTGGATGATTGCACGCTGCTCAACCAATTTATATTATGTGACTCGTAAGGCACCATTTTGTAAGGCATTGAGAGATGATGATGTTGAAATCGATTTTAGTCAATACACAACAGAAAAGGATAAAGTCACGATTATTGCGACCCAACCACTGACTAAAAATGAAAACTGGGTCAAAATGAAAAATGGTGGTTACGTCTTTTTTAAAGATGGTGATTTAATCGAAGAGATTGAAGGTACATTACCAAATAACCAAACGCACGTATAA